From the genome of Leptospira brenneri:
TATAAAAGTCCAATTCTGTTACGTGCTAATTTACTTAAATACTATAATCAAAAAGCGACCGGTAATACTTCAGATGCCCTTCGTAATCTAAAAATTTATTTAGAGTTTTATGATCCAATTCTTGGTGTTGATTTAGGTGCGGAAGATATCCAAAGTGCCTTTTTTTATTTTGAAAACAAAGCAGTCGAGTTTGAAAGGATTGGTGATTTACTCCAATCTTCATTCCATTATTTTTTCAATAACCAAAATATGTTTTTAGTAAAAACTAGAAATTTATATTTAGATTCTCTCTATAAGGAATATGCAATTTATTACCAAAGAAAGATGGTTGATACGATCTTTCTTTACGGGAAAAAAATTCGTGAGGAGGAAGAGAGAGCCTTACTGAACCAATTAAATATTTTGAGTAAAGATAAACTTAATGTGGTTGGAAATTTGTCTGGTTTGACTTCGATCGTTACGGATAACGAACTTCTTCGCGGAGTTGTTGATATCAAAGATTTTGAAAAAATTGAAGTGTTATCAGAAAAGGCACTTAGTTGGACGGAGTTGTATTACAAACAAGCTGTTCCCCGTGCAAGACCTTACTTGGACCTTGCCACGCTTTATGGATATTCTTATTATTTAATCAATAAATACGTTACTTTTGAATCTTATTATTATTCCACAGGAACGATGACTGATGTTCGTAAAGCAGAGATTTTAGAGAATTTTAAAAGAGCAGAATTGGAATTACGTTGGATTATTTATGCTGATCCAACACATTATGATGCTTATCAGTTGCTTGGTTGGTTGTATCAATATGTTGATTTAATCAAAATGCAAAAAAATCAAAAGTCGGGGGAAATTGACTCTGAAGTATATGAAACACTATATAAAAAATATTTCCCTGATAAAAATTTAGAAGCAAACATCGAACTTTATAACCAGATTTTAGTTTTTTTGGGTGATGATTATGGAGATCGTAAAGTAATTTCTGACTTGAATCTAAATCTTGGTAATAACTATTTTCTTCTTAGTAACTTTCCAAAAGCAAATGAAAGTTATCGTAAAGTGGAAGATGTATCATTATATCTTTCTGTCAAAAATCAGTTTGAAGGATACAAACAAGAAGCGATTTATCGTTTTAATTATGGCAAGTCTTTAATTTACCAAGGCCAATACCGAAAAGCATCCGAGCAGTTTTCTAAATCCATCGATATCTATTTTAAAAACGAATACTATCAATCTGTAAATAATTATGCTTCGGAGCCAAATTCAGTGACTCTCGGGCAGTTAAATGGGACACGCTCTAAATTGGCATTGTTGTTTTCTTTAAAAGGACTTTCCGAACTTGAATTTGGAAATTTTGAAGAAGCTATTGTTTCGTTTCAAACAGCCATTGCCTATAATAAAGATGTAAAGTTTATCAATCCCATCAACTTAGCGAATTATTTGGCGATCGCATTTCAAAAAAGTGGTCGTTTCCGCGATTCTTATCAAATGCTCAGTGTGGCCGAGGAAGAATACAACTCAAATAAGGAATCTTTTTTACAAAGGTTTCGTCGGTGGAGTTGGAAAGATATTATTTTTGGTGATAGTTTTCGGGTCATTGGTGATGGCAGGTTTCCAGCTGAGTTCCCGAATGATTTTAAGTATCTACTAACGCTCGGTATACGAATCGAAAATCATATTGAACAAGAAGAATATTCTTCTGCTTTGTCAGAGATTAAAACAAGGAATGATCTCATTACTTCAAAAGATTTGGACGATACCATCATTGGGAAAAACATTTTAGCAAAATCTAGACAAGTTGAAGCGCAAATTTATCAAAAAAGCCAACTGCAGCTTGAAGCCGTAAATCATTATGATGAGTTGGCAGACATTCTTTTGGAGAATCTTGCAAGTAAGGGTTTTGAGAAATTATTTCAAAACTATGGGCATTCTGTTTATTCCTTACAGGAATCCCCTGAATTCACTTTGGAAACAAAACAGAATGTTTTGAATCAATTCCTTACAAAACTTACTCTCTGGAGAGATCGCACATTATCGTCTTGTTCCGAAGAAAATGAATCTTGTGAGAATCAATTTCGAATTGCGAATCCAAAATTTGATATTGTTTACGGAACTGCCTTATACTATTCTTCTCTTTTGCTAGAAGAACAAGGGAAAGATTACCAGCTCATTCTGGCAAAGGCTGCTCAGTTGTTGGAAAACCCCGGGCTTGTTGATCCCAAAGTAGTGGGTTTGCCAAGTGATCCAATTTCGCGTCAAACAAGAGTCCGTTTGAGTTTAAATCTATACTCTGTTTATATGAAGTTAGGTGATTTTCCGATGGCAGAAAAAAAATGGAAAGAAGCATCTGAACTTGCCTATGAATTTCGATTGGACGAAGAGATGTTTTGGGTCAATGCACAAAGATTTAAATGGGAAAAAACACGTAACATAAAAGAGAGAAATTCAAGTTACCTTAGTTATGGAAAAGATGCGATTCAAACTTACCAAAACAATTTAAATGTTCGTCTTTTTTCTCCTAAACATCGTTTGGTTGATTTTTTGGAATCTTATTCAGATGTTCATCTGGATTCTCTTGAATTAAAAGGGCTTGTCAATCATTGGGAAAATTTTAGAAGTTTAGAATTGTTTAGAGATTTGGTTTCTGCTCAATTTGAGTTTGAAGATTCTAAATTAAATCTTTATTACCAAGACTTACTAAAATGGGTTAAAAATTATCGTAAACTCACTCAATCCATATCAGACAAAACATTAAAACGAGAATCTGTTACAAGTGCTTTAAAACAAGAAACATTAGAAGTTCAGAATTTAGACGGAATCTTAAACAAACTAAAAACAGTTTCCCCAGAAAGATCAACATTTTTAGAACCCAAACGATCTGTCTCTGACTCATTCCCAAGCGGATGGATGGGGCTGTATCCAACGAATCAATCGGTTCATTTTTTATATACATCACAAGGGAAACTAAAAAAAGAATCCTGTGAAAATTCGGAAGAAATTCATCTTTGTTCGCCAAAACTAACGGATCCTTTTTTGCGTTTGCAGATTCTAGGGAAAAGAGTTAACGGAAATTTGGTGAATTCGGTTATCTCTGATTACAAAAGTTCTAATATTTCTCCGGTTATTTTATTTGATAGAACTCATAATGATTTATTTCCCGAAAGGAATGAGCGTAGGCTTAAGTGGGTTACCGTATACGGAGATTTAGGTAAAAATAATAAAGATATTACGAATCTTCGCCATTTGGCGTCTGGAAATTTAGGTGTTTATCTTTATGATACAGACTATTTGGTTACGAATCGTTCGCTCGAAAAACAAACTAGTTTGTTTGGAGATGAAAAGTCTCATATCCTGCCGCTACGTGAAATCTTCCAAGGGAACGGGTCAGAAATTTCTGTTATCGGTTTAGGCGAATCAAATTTTAATACTCCAAAACAATGGAATCTTCTCAGTAAAATCTACGAAATCCTTCGTTCCAAAAGAATCCAAAATATTGTTTCCTATCCAAAGGATTCAAATGAAGATTTTTCTTCGATGAAACTTAGCCGATTTGCAAGTGATAAGGATCGTTTGTTGATTGGAAACTGGAAAGAGTTTTCAATTTCAAAAGATGGGTTTAGTAAAAAGGCAGAAGAACTAATCGAATCTGGCTTTCAAAAAGAAAAGACAAAAGAGTTTGTAGATGCTTATGAAAGTTATTATACTGCTTCTACTCTTATGGATGATAACAACCCTTCTTTGCCGTCTTTAGAATTAAAATTAGCAAAACTAAAAACGGAAATATTTCCTAATGTTCCTCGAAGGTCGATCTTTAGACCACTTTGGATTAAGTATGCTAGTTCCAATTTCCAGAACCAAATTCGTTATGAATACTTAGTTTCCTGTCTGTCATCGAAGGATAAAGAAGAATGTAAATACAACTCTTCTGAGTTTATAGGTGAGGAAAAGGACTCCTATTTGGGTGCACTAGGATTTTATGCAGAGCTTCGTAGTGGAAAAGTAAAAGACCTTACTTCTAAAAATGAACTTAGGTTTAAGGTAGAAAATAAAGAAGATCCGTTTTTACAAGCTTACCGATTGGGCACCTTGTATATACAAAACTATTTGTTTTATGAAGCAGAAGCAGAAACAAGTAGGCTGTCAAAACTTGCAAAAACGCCAAAAGAAAAAACTGTCGTCAAAAATCGGATTTTGGAATTATATTTTCACAAAGGATTTTTGTTAGGCGATAAGGATATTTACTTAACACCACTTACCTCTACTTCTGCATACAATTATGGATTTAAAAAGGATTGGAAAAATTTTGATGAAAAAGTTCTTTCTCGAGATTTTACAAAATTCGGGTATGCAGATTCTATTTATGATTCTTATCGATTGAGATTGTATTCTGCTTGGAAGGAACAGATCCAAACCGGCTATTTTGAACCGATGTCACTAACTCCAGAATATTTGACAAGTGGCGATTCTGTGATTACCAAACTTTCACATCTAAATAAAACTTTGTTGTTCCATTTACTTTTGAGTTCCATCCCTTTTCAAAAGAATAAAGAAGTGAATTCTTTGATTGAACTTTTGGTAGCAGAAGAATTAAAAGAAGGTCGAAATTATAGAACTTTATTTTTTCGTTTGGAATTGGCAAAGGCTTTATTACTTCGTGGTGAATTAGAGATGGCAGAATCTTTGGTTTCGAAGATACAAACCATGGATAAGGATTTAGGTGAGGGCAATCGTTTTTGGCAAGAAAGATGGAGTGATTTTAAGTGGAAATTTGATTATCTAAAAAACCAGCCATCAACTTCTACGCATCCAAGTCCTTTCTTAAAGATGTTTCAAATCGCAAAATCCAAAAAACCGGAAGACTATATTTCTCTTCTAAACGACTTCAATAAGAAATATCGTGGTGAATTTCTAAGTCCTGAGTTAAAAGAAGAATATGAGTTTTTGTTTCATTTCCTCTTACAACAAAGTTTGGAAAAAAATAGTTCTGAAAGTTTTTTTGACTTAGCGGTAGCTCGTGAGATTTTTCGTTTTACTTCAGAGCGGTTCTCCGATACTGAAATGTATGTAAAACAAATCCCGAACTTCGAAGTTTATTCAGAAAGACTCAAGAAGAAGATGGTTGGAAAACAAGAATTCCACGGTTTGTTTGATCTTGGGAAAAAAACATATCTCTTAAGTTTTGCTTCGGGTAAGTCTCTTGGTCGTGAGATGTTTTCTGACAATAAATCTATTTACAGGGAATCTGTTCGATACTTCCGTTCTGCCGAGTCAGGCAGCCAAGAAGTCATTTTAAGAGAATCCTTAACTGATAAATATAGGACGAGTTTTCGGTTCAATAAATCCAATAGACATTATATCTATAGTGCAGGAATTCACGCTGTTGTTCCTATGGTTTTGCCAGATACTGAATACTATGCAGTATCTTCTGTATCTGATTTTCTTTTGAATCCTTCGATTAAATTTAGTGTGACCTCTCCCAAAAAACCTGATGTTTCAATGGTTGGTTGGAAATCTTCATTAGAGAATGAAGTAAGTGCCGGTTTACTTGGTTGGGAGACAAACGGGAAAAAGGATGGTTATTCCCCATATAGCATTAATTTTGCGGAAATTGGTTGGTGTCAGAATAACTGTTTGTGTATTGGGGATCGTCCCTTACTCACTCTTTCTGGAAAAAACGACAACACTGCCACTTTATATGCAAACCAAAAGATGGGAACCTCTGCCCAATATACAAATGATTTTAGCGGAGTTGCATATTACCTCGGCCGTGAAAATTCAGGACTTTTTGTTTTACATTCGGGGATACAAGCCGGTGTTCATAATTTGTTTTTCCTGAAACAGTTTTTACAAGCCGGCGACTTGCCCAAACCATTACACGTCCGTTTGGTGGAAGGAAAAGAAGCAGCTAGAAATTCGGCAATTGATGATCGCTTTTGGATTGGGTATAAACTCTATACTTCAGCGATGATCGAAGATTAATTTTTTTTGTTTAAGAATTCTTGTCTAGATTCTTCTGGTAAATCAAAGAGTTTTTTCACTTCTTTATGAAATTGCCTGAAGTTGTTTCCTGATTGAGTAAACAAGGATTCAAAACTAACTTCACCGGAATGGTAACGTAAGGAACCAAGGAAGTCTTCGTTATTCCATTCCCTTGTTAAGAACTCTTGTGATTTTTCTTCCGGTACTAATTTTTTATCTATCACTTCTTCTTTGAATCTTTTAATGATGATTTGTTTTTGAATGAGTTTCTTCTCTGAGTCCAAGGACGAAGAATACAAAACTTTTAATTCTTCCGCATATTTTTGTAAAAGTTTCAAAGTTACTTCTCTACGGATTTTTTCTTTTTTGAATTTTTGTAAATGGGAGCTAGTTTCTCCTTCTTTTTTTGTGTAATAGATTTCGATTCCTTTTTCTTCCACATAACTTGCATAAGACTCGTTTAGTGTTGAGTCTCCCGGTAAATAAACTGTTGCATGGGCCATTTCGTGAATCACAAGCCCCACGAGTCGATGATCCGACCAGTTCAGTTGCGGGGACAAAACCGGGTCAGAAAACCAACCAAGTGTCGAGTATCCACCGATGGCTCGGATCCGAGTATCATATCCTTCGGATTGTAATTCTTTTTCTAGAGAGACTGCCATTTGTTTATCGAAGAAACCTTTATAGGGAACAGTTCCTGCTATGGGAAACCACCATGTATAGGATTTCAGTTCTAATGCTTCAGAGGCACTGACATTCCATCCAATTTCTTCTCGATCTAATTTTGTGAAGTATTCAAACCCGCCTTTTTCATTTAATGCGAGTTCCCCGATGGCGAAATTTCTAACATCTCTGATTAAATTTAATTTTTGTTTTGTTTTTAAATCCAACTCCGGTAGGTTTAGAATATCTTCGATTTTTTCACGACCCAAGATAATGGACGATTGTTCCTTACCTAAATGAAATAAATACGGTAAACAACCAGTAAGAAAAATGGGGAATAGTAAAACGGTGAATATTCTTGGAATCTTTTTGGTTCGACAAGGATGGGGAATCGACAAAAGTGGAAGTGGTTTTGGCATTCTATGGAAAGAAAAACTTCGATTCCGCCAGTCGTCTACATTAACTTTGCCTTAGTTTTTGTACTTTTGTTCGCCATATTCTTTCCGGAGATTCGATCGGCGGTGACAAAACTGTTTGCTTCCCCAAAACCGATTTCTTCCAGCAAACAAACCCAGGCCATTCAAATCCAAACAAGTTTTCGCAATGTGTACCGCGAAGCACAACAATTTGTAGTTTCAATCCGTACGAAAAAAACAGAGATGATTTTTCATCCTTATGCTTTTGGCGAAAGTAGAGAGGATCGAATTTCCTCCATCGGTAGTGGCTTTATCATCGATGAAAGGGGATTTGTTGTTACAAATTACCATGTCATCAAAAATGCAGAAATTATAGAAATTATCATGTCGGATGGACGGATTTTTCCTGCTCGTTATGTAGGGAGCCATGAACGTGCCGATATCGCTCTTCTTAAAATCCCAAGTAACGACCGTTTTACTCCCGCATTTTTAGGTAACTCAGATGAAATTGAAGTGGGGGACTGGGCCATTGCCGTAGGGTCCCCATATGGGTTGGAAAAAACATTCACTGTCGGTGTGGTTTCTGCCAAGTCACGAGAGGATTTGGATGAGACGGGCCAGACTCATATCCAGACAGATACCGCGATCAATCCAGGTTCCAGTGGGGGTCCTCTTTTGAATATTTACGGGGAAGTTGTGGGAATCAATCGTATGATCCGTTCTTCCTCTGGCGCAAGTGCTGGGATTGGATTTGCCATCCCCATCAATTACGCCAAGCGGGTGCTTCGCCAGATTGAGCAAAATGTAGGCCAGAACATTCGACCAGCAACTCTCGGAGTCATGGCAACCGCTCCGCTTCCTGACCATAGACGTTCTCTCGGCATTCCTGGGGAAACTGTGGGGGTTTTGGTTTATGATATTGAGCCCAATTCCTCCGCAGAAAAAGGAGGGCTTCGGCGATATGACTTCATTGAGGGCGCCAACGGGCTCCAGATCCGTCATATCAATGATTTACGAGAACAAGTGGGACTTGTTGGTCTCGGGGGCGTCTTACGGTTGAAGATATTACGGGATACCCAAGAGATGGAATTATCGATCCCTTTGGTCGAAGCCGCCTATAAAAAAGGCCCGTAAATTTTATGAGAAGAAATATAGTCCACTCGGGTGCTGATGCACTCATTTATGAAATCCGCCAGATTGTTGCCCTTGCGAAACAGATTGAAGCAATGGGGGTAAACATTACCTGGGAAAATATTGGAGACCCAATCCAGAAAGGAGAATCCATTCCAGATTGGATGAAAGACATCGTCAGTGGGCTTGTCGCCCAAAACAAATCTTGGGCCTATACGGCGACACAAGGCGATGAAACCACTCGTAAATTTTTAGCATCAAAGGTCAATGAAAGAGGTGGGGCTCAAATTACCTCGGAAGATATTTTATTTTTTAACGGCCTTGGTGATGCTGTTGCCAAAATTTTTGGATTTATGAGAAGAGAGGCAAGGATACTTGGACCTTCTCCCGCCTATTCTACGTTATCTTCTGCAGAAGCAGCACATTCTGGATATGAACATCTAACTTATGAATTAAATCCAGACAATGATTGGATGCCCGATTTAGAAGACATTGAAAATAAAGTAAAATACAATGATTCGATTGCAGGAATCCTCCTCATCAATCCAGACAATCCTACTGGTGCAGTTTATCCTAAAGAGGTGATGCGAGAGATTGTTAAAATTTGTGAGAAGTATGATATTATACTCATCTGCGATGAAACCTATGCCCACGTAAATTATTCTGAATGGGGGAGCATCCATTTATCCGAAGTCATCGGTGATAAGGTTTGTGGTTTTGCTCTTCGGTCAATTTCCAAAGAATACCCATGGCCTGGTGCTCGTTGCGGTTGGATTGAAGTCTTCAACAGAAAAAATGATCCAACATTTGAAAGATACATTAAGTCATTGTTAGATGCAAAAATGTTGGAAGTTTGTTCCACTACACTACCGCAACTTTCAATTCCTCTTGTTTATTCTCATCCAGAGTTTTTGAATCATTTAAAGTTTCGAAATAACAAATTCAAAAAAAGAGCAGAGAAGGCAACCGCGGCTCTAACGGGGATTCCTGGAGTTAAGGTCATCCAACCAAAGGGTGCGTTTTATTTAACAGTTCTCTTTGAAGACGGGGCTTTGAAACCGCATATGACGCTTCCCATATCCAATACCAAGGTTGGTGACTTTGTGGCACCCCTTATGAACAAAGCGGCGTTGGATAGAAGATTCGTTTTGCATTTGTTAGCTTCTGCTGGGATTTGTGTGGTTCCGCTCAGTTCATTTTGTTGTGATCGTAATGGGTTTCGTGTCACCTTACTTGAGGAAGACGAAGCAAAGTTTGAATGGATTTATGTTACACTCGCAGAAAATATAAGGAAGTATTTAGCATCCTAAATGAATTCTCGCGGAAGGTATAAAATTGGAATTTTCGATTCAGGGCTCGGAGGACTTTCTGTACTCCGAACCTTATGGAAGGAAACATCTAATATTGATTATATCTATTTTGGTGATTTGATTAATTCTCCATACGGTCAAAAATCAAAATCGGAAGTATTGGAACTTTCGAAAAATGCCTTCGAATACTTAATTGAAAAAGATTGTGAAGCCGTTTTGTTTGCTTGTAATACTGCTACGGCAGCGGCAGCAGATTTTCTTAGAGCTAAACATTCTGTTCCTATTTTTGGAATGGAACCTGCATTAAAACCAGCGGTGAACCAAAATCCTGGAGTCAAAATTGCAGTATTTGCAACTGATCTCACTTTAAAAGAAGATAAGTTCAAAAACTTAGTATCTGGATTTCCTTTGGGAACTGAGATTCTTCCTGTTCCGTGTGAAGGACTTGCAAAACTCATTGATAAAGATCTTTGGGAAGAGGCTTGGGATTTGTTTGATTCTAAGATCAAAACAGTTGTTAAAGATTGTGATGTTTTTGTATTAGGTTGTACCCATTATGTTTTTTTAAGAGAACGAATCCTCTATAATTACCCAAAAGTAAAAGTTTATGACGGGAATTTGGGAACAACTCTTCATATGAAACGAATTTTAAATCTTCCCGATTTCCAAGAGAACAAAAACCAATTAGATATCCTTTTAAATACTTCTGACTCTGATTATGTACATCTTGCCGGAAGAATAGCAAAAACAATCACACCCAATCATACACTCTCCCTGATTAATACTACTATAGGAAAACTTCATGTCTGATTCAAATAAAGTTACATACAAAGATGCAGGTGTTGATACCGAAAAAGGTCAAGAGTTTGTAAAAAGAATCAAAACAAATGTGGCATCTACTCACAATAAAAATGTTTTAGGTGGTCTTGGTGGTTTTGCTGCCTGTTATGATGTTAGTTTTTTAAAATCCTATCAAGAACCTATTTTACTTTCGGGAACCGATGGTGTTGGGACTAAGTTACAGATTGCACGCTTATTAGATATCCATGATTCTGTTGGGATTGATCTCGTGGCGATGTGTGTGAATGATATTCTTGTGAATGGAGGAAAACCTTTATTTTTTCAAGACTACATTGCCTGTGGAAAATTATTTTTACCTCGAATGGAAGCCATTGTTTCGGGAATAGTAAAAGGTTGTTCTTTGGCTGATTGTGCTTTAGTGGGTGGCGAAACTGCAGAACATCCAGGTGTGATGCCTGACGATGAATATGATTTAGCTGGATTTGTAGTGGGAGTCGTTGAAAAACAAAAAATGATCGATGGAAAAACCATTAAAGCTGGCGATTCCATCATTGGACTTGGTTCTTCCGGTCCACATAGCAACGGTTTTTCGCTCATTCGAAGATTGTTGATTGGAGATGGAAAATTACCTTCATCTTCTGCCGAATTGGAATTTTTAAAAGATCATGTTTTTAAACCTACAAAAATTTATGTAAAAACAATTTTGTCTTTAATTGAAAAGTTTTCGATTAAAGGAATGGTTCATATTACTGGGGGTGGGTTTTATGAAAATATTCCCCGAGTATTGCCAAAAGGTATCGGTGCAGAAATTAATCAGCTTCCAGAAAGTTATGTTTTTTCTAAGTTAGAAAAAGACCATTCTTTGGATCGTCATGATATGTATGGAACCTTTAATATGGGAATTGGATATATTCTCGTTGTTGATTCCAAATCGGTAGATTCTGTTTTATCTGAATTGCAGTCTTTGGGTGAGTCAGCGTATTTGATTGGTCAGACAGATTCAACTGGCAAAATCACAATTAAGTAGTTAACGGAAAACTAACCTTAAAAATTGTCCTTCCTTGTGTTGATTCGAATTCAACGTTTGCATTATGCCGATTGGCAATTTCTTTAACAAGATACAACCCAAGTCCGAGTCCATCGCCTGTGGTTTTGGTAGAGAAAAATGGCATAAATATTTTTGAATGGTTCTCTTGCGCAATTCCAATACCTGAGTCTTCAATTTCCACATAGATGGTATCGGATCTCTTGAAACTTCGAATTTGTAGTGTTCCTTTGACTGCTACTGCTTGAATAGAGTTCCAAATAATTTGACTCCAAAGTTGGATTAGGTCTCCCTGGATACACCTAACATTCCCGCTATACTCTAAATTTAAAATCAGATTGATGTCTCTTAAGAAATGTTCTTTATAGAGAGATATTGCTGAGTGGATTGTATCGGTTAATGAATAATCATTGAGTTCTAAGTTGGATTGTAATCCCGCAAAGTTTTTTAATGTATATGTAATTTTTGAGAGTCTCTTTACTGAATATAAAATATGTTCTGAAGATTGTTTTACGAGTAATAATCTGCGGAGGATTTGAAAGTCATTCTGATTGCGGATCACTGATTTGATTTTTGATATGGCTGAATTTGTAAGATTACGGATTCCTGAATCAACAAATAACTCTGCAAGCTCCTCTTCAAATGGAAGCGAATGTAATTTGAAATTTTCAATCATTGTTTTGCGAGCTTGTCGATTGGAAAGACCAGTCAGAATCCGTAGGCCTCCAGATTCATTATCAAGGATAAACTGTATTAAATCGTTAACACGAATGCTAGATTCCTGAATTTTTTCTTCTTCCCATTCCGAAACTAATGTTTCTACGGAAGACTTGATCATTCCAATTG
Proteins encoded in this window:
- a CDS encoding PD40 domain-containing protein; the encoded protein is MTNVDFDYSAISKNYFSPTQSKPFPLTVQRGNNLYNSTTKDGRYLFYATDQKGNFDIWFRDLQSSVTVPVTNHPFSETKPSISPNGKYLVFVSEEFDSEGDIILLPMDTEEWTKELLKGNRFIDESFVNLTNKPNKNGEYTKGIIDTDPVWSPDGTTIYFISDRFTPGLPNLCAMKLDNPSQFTSITSKGATSPYVSSDGNFIYFISYFEDSKGEVYHINLKTSEIQRITKNDYLDFSPTVDSKSKNLYYASIRKDTNQNGKLDERDHSILVMMNLATGEERILSSGETSNFDVRYSHFNGGSVLFSASYFNAINIYFIPENGAIPRQTNIREQYQYAKTFSGGQSLESYFLALDSVELFYSDDPLFPVYSARVAILKYLSLIRVGKREEAKSFLENYRHRANLDKNQFALTLVRWEESKQTGKKFDFNSEIQSHFSSKWTKDAEAMLYHLHADELEVEKKTGLAFDSLKLIYDRFPDYHQIDEIKRRLGGYEFKPTSLVLSALYQEMILGWEKEKTRYLSNPSLPFSNDQKRDLRFILEDVTLKISENRNSESLISYVDGLLADPAAAQIPQYMLTLKYLKAKALSDVRKFNESNEVLDSIIPIPIQIDLEPPGKPSVFEMPPFIAAYKSPILLRANLLKYYNQKATGNTSDALRNLKIYLEFYDPILGVDLGAEDIQSAFFYFENKAVEFERIGDLLQSSFHYFFNNQNMFLVKTRNLYLDSLYKEYAIYYQRKMVDTIFLYGKKIREEEERALLNQLNILSKDKLNVVGNLSGLTSIVTDNELLRGVVDIKDFEKIEVLSEKALSWTELYYKQAVPRARPYLDLATLYGYSYYLINKYVTFESYYYSTGTMTDVRKAEILENFKRAELELRWIIYADPTHYDAYQLLGWLYQYVDLIKMQKNQKSGEIDSEVYETLYKKYFPDKNLEANIELYNQILVFLGDDYGDRKVISDLNLNLGNNYFLLSNFPKANESYRKVEDVSLYLSVKNQFEGYKQEAIYRFNYGKSLIYQGQYRKASEQFSKSIDIYFKNEYYQSVNNYASEPNSVTLGQLNGTRSKLALLFSLKGLSELEFGNFEEAIVSFQTAIAYNKDVKFINPINLANYLAIAFQKSGRFRDSYQMLSVAEEEYNSNKESFLQRFRRWSWKDIIFGDSFRVIGDGRFPAEFPNDFKYLLTLGIRIENHIEQEEYSSALSEIKTRNDLITSKDLDDTIIGKNILAKSRQVEAQIYQKSQLQLEAVNHYDELADILLENLASKGFEKLFQNYGHSVYSLQESPEFTLETKQNVLNQFLTKLTLWRDRTLSSCSEENESCENQFRIANPKFDIVYGTALYYSSLLLEEQGKDYQLILAKAAQLLENPGLVDPKVVGLPSDPISRQTRVRLSLNLYSVYMKLGDFPMAEKKWKEASELAYEFRLDEEMFWVNAQRFKWEKTRNIKERNSSYLSYGKDAIQTYQNNLNVRLFSPKHRLVDFLESYSDVHLDSLELKGLVNHWENFRSLELFRDLVSAQFEFEDSKLNLYYQDLLKWVKNYRKLTQSISDKTLKRESVTSALKQETLEVQNLDGILNKLKTVSPERSTFLEPKRSVSDSFPSGWMGLYPTNQSVHFLYTSQGKLKKESCENSEEIHLCSPKLTDPFLRLQILGKRVNGNLVNSVISDYKSSNISPVILFDRTHNDLFPERNERRLKWVTVYGDLGKNNKDITNLRHLASGNLGVYLYDTDYLVTNRSLEKQTSLFGDEKSHILPLREIFQGNGSEISVIGLGESNFNTPKQWNLLSKIYEILRSKRIQNIVSYPKDSNEDFSSMKLSRFASDKDRLLIGNWKEFSISKDGFSKKAEELIESGFQKEKTKEFVDAYESYYTASTLMDDNNPSLPSLELKLAKLKTEIFPNVPRRSIFRPLWIKYASSNFQNQIRYEYLVSCLSSKDKEECKYNSSEFIGEEKDSYLGALGFYAELRSGKVKDLTSKNELRFKVENKEDPFLQAYRLGTLYIQNYLFYEAEAETSRLSKLAKTPKEKTVVKNRILELYFHKGFLLGDKDIYLTPLTSTSAYNYGFKKDWKNFDEKVLSRDFTKFGYADSIYDSYRLRLYSAWKEQIQTGYFEPMSLTPEYLTSGDSVITKLSHLNKTLLFHLLLSSIPFQKNKEVNSLIELLVAEELKEGRNYRTLFFRLELAKALLLRGELEMAESLVSKIQTMDKDLGEGNRFWQERWSDFKWKFDYLKNQPSTSTHPSPFLKMFQIAKSKKPEDYISLLNDFNKKYRGEFLSPELKEEYEFLFHFLLQQSLEKNSSESFFDLAVAREIFRFTSERFSDTEMYVKQIPNFEVYSERLKKKMVGKQEFHGLFDLGKKTYLLSFASGKSLGREMFSDNKSIYRESVRYFRSAESGSQEVILRESLTDKYRTSFRFNKSNRHYIYSAGIHAVVPMVLPDTEYYAVSSVSDFLLNPSIKFSVTSPKKPDVSMVGWKSSLENEVSAGLLGWETNGKKDGYSPYSINFAEIGWCQNNCLCIGDRPLLTLSGKNDNTATLYANQKMGTSAQYTNDFSGVAYYLGRENSGLFVLHSGIQAGVHNLFFLKQFLQAGDLPKPLHVRLVEGKEAARNSAIDDRFWIGYKLYTSAMIED
- a CDS encoding aminopeptidase; protein product: MPKPLPLLSIPHPCRTKKIPRIFTVLLFPIFLTGCLPYLFHLGKEQSSIILGREKIEDILNLPELDLKTKQKLNLIRDVRNFAIGELALNEKGGFEYFTKLDREEIGWNVSASEALELKSYTWWFPIAGTVPYKGFFDKQMAVSLEKELQSEGYDTRIRAIGGYSTLGWFSDPVLSPQLNWSDHRLVGLVIHEMAHATVYLPGDSTLNESYASYVEEKGIEIYYTKKEGETSSHLQKFKKEKIRREVTLKLLQKYAEELKVLYSSSLDSEKKLIQKQIIIKRFKEEVIDKKLVPEEKSQEFLTREWNNEDFLGSLRYHSGEVSFESLFTQSGNNFRQFHKEVKKLFDLPEESRQEFLNKKN
- a CDS encoding S1C family serine protease codes for the protein MERKTSIPPVVYINFALVFVLLFAIFFPEIRSAVTKLFASPKPISSSKQTQAIQIQTSFRNVYREAQQFVVSIRTKKTEMIFHPYAFGESREDRISSIGSGFIIDERGFVVTNYHVIKNAEIIEIIMSDGRIFPARYVGSHERADIALLKIPSNDRFTPAFLGNSDEIEVGDWAIAVGSPYGLEKTFTVGVVSAKSREDLDETGQTHIQTDTAINPGSSGGPLLNIYGEVVGINRMIRSSSGASAGIGFAIPINYAKRVLRQIEQNVGQNIRPATLGVMATAPLPDHRRSLGIPGETVGVLVYDIEPNSSAEKGGLRRYDFIEGANGLQIRHINDLREQVGLVGLGGVLRLKILRDTQEMELSIPLVEAAYKKGP